The Paenibacillus tianjinensis genome has a window encoding:
- a CDS encoding carbohydrate ABC transporter permease, with product MRGHKLSQFGQQLFFVGPAVLFFSVVMIIPFLMGMYYSFTDWNGVSGNVSWVGIDNFKSIFTNDPDFWSSFWFTVRFTLLGVVLTNVVGFFLAYLLTKPLKTRNMLRTIFFMPNVIGGLLLGFIWQFIFIKGFATLGETTGWPFFNLPWLGDATTGFWAIVMVFVWQSSGYLMVIYIASLSNVSKEVLEAADIDGASPFQVLRNIVVPLIMPAVTIGLFLAISWSFKMFDLNLSLTKGGPFKSTESVAMNIYNEAFLNNRYGLGTAKALLFFVIVAVITMIQVRVTKSKEVEA from the coding sequence ATGCGAGGTCATAAGTTGTCCCAATTCGGTCAACAGCTTTTTTTCGTTGGCCCGGCAGTACTGTTTTTCTCTGTAGTCATGATTATTCCATTTCTGATGGGGATGTATTATTCCTTCACTGACTGGAACGGTGTATCGGGAAATGTTAGCTGGGTAGGAATTGATAACTTCAAAAGTATTTTCACGAATGACCCTGACTTCTGGTCATCGTTCTGGTTTACCGTTAGATTTACTCTGTTAGGTGTTGTTTTGACCAACGTGGTCGGCTTTTTCCTGGCGTATCTGTTGACGAAACCTTTAAAAACTCGCAATATGCTCCGTACGATCTTCTTTATGCCGAATGTTATCGGGGGCTTGTTGCTCGGTTTTATATGGCAGTTTATCTTTATCAAAGGTTTTGCCACACTCGGTGAAACCACAGGCTGGCCGTTCTTTAATCTTCCTTGGCTTGGTGATGCGACGACCGGCTTTTGGGCAATCGTTATGGTATTCGTCTGGCAGTCCTCCGGTTATCTGATGGTTATCTACATCGCTTCGCTCAGCAATGTATCCAAGGAAGTGCTTGAAGCTGCTGACATCGACGGCGCCTCGCCGTTCCAGGTGCTCCGCAACATCGTCGTTCCGCTGATTATGCCTGCGGTAACTATCGGTTTGTTCCTGGCCATTTCCTGGTCATTCAAAATGTTCGACCTGAACCTGTCGCTGACCAAGGGCGGACCGTTCAAATCAACGGAGTCTGTAGCGATGAACATCTATAATGAAGCCTTCCTGAATAACCGTTACGGTCTGGGTACGGCAAAAGCGCTGCTGTTCTTTGTAATTGTCGCGGTCATCACGATGATTCAGGTCCGTGTAACGAAGAGCAAGGAGGTCGAGGCTTAA
- a CDS encoding beta-galactosidase → MEMLSYSNVQIGVDYYPEHWDESLWEADMQLMKETGVKVVRVAEFAWSRLEPVEGSFDFAWLDRAIDALHRYGLQVVIGTPTATPPRWLTTGYPDVLPVFADGQTFHPGVRGHRCYNSRSLLKYGTRIIHKLARHYSGHPAVIGWQTDNEFGMIDCHCDRCNEAFRDWVQDKYKTLEHVNAEWGTVVWSGEYSDWQELTVPYGGSPFQNPSLLLDFQRFQWDSVVKFQQTQIDVLRAECPDHFITHNFHSYPQRLDMYAVGAGLDVASFDYYPNTSPNKQATTPYSGALSLDVTRGIKRKNFWIMEQLSGPPGCWMPMWRTPYPGFIRAYAWQAIARGADTVVHFRWRSAVAGAEQYWHGLIDHSNVPGRRFAEFGRLCYEVNALADKLKGTELKHEVAILHSHEQKAALDIQPQAEGMDYYENIKQYHRVLTKLGIGCDVIQAGEPLEKYKLVIAPSLYLLSEELAAQLEAFAIKGGTLILTNRSGVKNINNICLMQPLPGMLSRAAGVWVKEYDPVGGDVHTLLDGQGITFECSQWCDLLAPVTAEPIAWYNDDFYAGTAAITVNSFGKGQVYYFGTHAEEGYWSMLLAGLADKLGLLRFAGLPEGVQATVRSGENGSFLFLLNLSKAEQTVKLDKPYRCELTGAVRSGPVVFAPYGVEILGTEG, encoded by the coding sequence ATGGAGATGCTCAGCTACAGCAATGTTCAAATCGGTGTCGATTATTACCCGGAGCATTGGGATGAGTCTTTGTGGGAAGCAGATATGCAATTAATGAAGGAGACCGGAGTGAAAGTGGTCCGGGTGGCCGAGTTCGCCTGGAGCCGGCTGGAGCCTGTCGAAGGAAGCTTTGATTTTGCCTGGCTGGACCGGGCGATTGATGCTCTGCACCGCTATGGGCTGCAGGTGGTGATCGGAACACCTACAGCAACACCTCCGCGCTGGCTGACGACAGGATATCCCGATGTGCTGCCGGTATTTGCAGACGGACAGACCTTTCATCCAGGCGTGCGCGGGCACCGCTGCTACAATAGCAGGTCACTGCTGAAATACGGTACGCGGATTATCCACAAGCTGGCCCGTCATTACAGCGGTCATCCCGCGGTCATCGGCTGGCAGACTGACAATGAATTCGGCATGATTGACTGCCACTGTGACAGATGTAATGAGGCTTTCCGCGACTGGGTGCAGGACAAGTATAAGACGCTCGAACATGTGAATGCAGAATGGGGAACGGTAGTATGGAGCGGGGAATACAGCGACTGGCAGGAGCTGACGGTCCCTTATGGCGGATCTCCGTTCCAGAATCCTTCGCTGCTGCTGGACTTCCAGCGGTTCCAGTGGGATTCGGTGGTGAAGTTCCAGCAGACGCAGATTGATGTGCTGCGTGCGGAGTGTCCGGATCATTTCATCACCCATAACTTCCACAGCTATCCCCAGCGGCTGGATATGTATGCGGTCGGCGCTGGGCTGGATGTGGCATCATTTGACTATTATCCGAATACCTCTCCTAACAAGCAGGCAACGACGCCCTACAGCGGAGCCTTGTCGCTGGATGTGACAAGGGGAATCAAGCGGAAGAATTTCTGGATCATGGAGCAGCTGAGCGGTCCGCCCGGGTGCTGGATGCCGATGTGGCGCACACCGTATCCCGGCTTTATCCGGGCTTATGCCTGGCAGGCCATCGCGCGTGGAGCGGATACCGTGGTCCACTTCCGCTGGAGAAGTGCGGTTGCGGGTGCAGAGCAGTACTGGCATGGCCTGATCGACCACAGCAATGTGCCGGGCCGCAGGTTTGCAGAGTTCGGCCGGCTATGCTATGAAGTAAACGCGTTAGCCGATAAGCTTAAGGGAACGGAGCTTAAGCATGAGGTGGCCATACTTCATTCCCATGAACAGAAGGCGGCGCTGGACATCCAGCCGCAGGCCGAGGGAATGGATTACTACGAGAATATCAAGCAGTATCACCGTGTACTGACCAAGCTGGGTATCGGATGTGATGTTATCCAGGCAGGTGAGCCGCTGGAGAAATATAAGCTGGTCATTGCACCAAGCCTTTATCTGTTAAGTGAGGAGCTGGCTGCGCAGCTTGAAGCTTTTGCTATTAAGGGCGGTACCCTGATTCTGACAAACCGCAGCGGTGTGAAGAATATCAATAATATTTGTCTGATGCAGCCGTTGCCTGGCATGCTGAGCCGTGCAGCCGGAGTATGGGTCAAGGAATATGATCCGGTTGGCGGGGATGTGCATACCCTCCTGGACGGGCAGGGCATTACCTTCGAATGCAGCCAGTGGTGCGATCTGCTCGCTCCGGTTACCGCAGAGCCCATCGCCTGGTATAACGATGACTTTTATGCGGGAACTGCGGCGATCACTGTCAACAGCTTCGGCAAAGGCCAGGTCTATTACTTTGGCACCCATGCCGAAGAAGGTTACTGGTCCATGCTGCTGGCCGGGCTTGCAGACAAGCTTGGCCTGCTGCGCTTCGCTGGTCTGCCGGAAGGCGTCCAGGCTACGGTCCGCAGCGGAGAGAACGGCAGCTTCCTGTTCCTGCTGAATCTCAGCAAGGCAGAGCAGACGGTCAAGCTGGACAAGCCTTATCGCTGTGAGCTGACCGGAGCCGTACGTTCGGGACCGGTTGTGTTTGCCCCGTACGGCGTAGAGATTCTCGGGACAGAAGGCTGA
- a CDS encoding carbohydrate ABC transporter permease, whose protein sequence is MNAKSKSRWTIGIEVLMILLALLFLAPFYFLLANSVKSFGEILSNAASWPQEFMWSNYSNAWKLARFGEAFRNSLIVTVISVVLIALFSAMAAYRMVRADTKFNKVLLLLFVAAMVVPFQTIMIPILKVVNVLGVNNSIPGLLITNLGLSIPMAIFLFHGFIKSVPLEIEEAATVDGCNPITVFFRIVLPLLKPMLMTTIVLNALGIWNDYLLPSLILQAPNLRTIPLATFSFFGQYTKQWDMALPALTIGVAPIVIFYLFMQRYIVEGIAAGSVKG, encoded by the coding sequence ATGAACGCAAAGTCAAAAAGCAGATGGACTATCGGGATTGAAGTGCTGATGATCCTGCTTGCCCTGCTCTTCCTCGCTCCGTTTTATTTCCTGCTGGCGAACTCCGTGAAATCATTTGGCGAAATTCTCAGCAATGCGGCAAGCTGGCCGCAGGAATTCATGTGGTCCAACTATTCAAATGCCTGGAAGCTGGCCCGCTTCGGTGAAGCGTTCCGCAACTCCCTCATTGTAACGGTAATCAGTGTCGTCCTGATCGCTTTGTTCAGCGCAATGGCTGCATACCGTATGGTCCGTGCGGATACGAAGTTCAATAAGGTCCTGCTGCTGCTGTTCGTAGCGGCAATGGTGGTGCCGTTCCAGACCATCATGATCCCGATCCTGAAGGTTGTAAACGTCCTGGGCGTGAACAACTCCATTCCAGGTCTCTTGATCACTAACTTGGGTCTCAGCATTCCGATGGCGATCTTCCTGTTCCACGGGTTCATCAAATCGGTCCCGCTTGAAATCGAAGAGGCGGCTACAGTCGACGGCTGTAATCCGATTACGGTATTCTTCCGGATTGTGCTTCCGCTGCTGAAGCCGATGCTGATGACAACCATCGTCCTGAATGCACTTGGGATTTGGAATGACTATCTGCTGCCGTCTCTGATTCTTCAGGCGCCTAATCTGCGGACCATTCCACTGGCCACCTTCTCGTTCTTCGGCCAGTATACGAAGCAATGGGATATGGCGCTCCCGGCACTTACGATCGGCGTAGCACCCATTGTAATTTTCTATCTGTTCATGCAGCGTTACATTGTTGAGGGAATAGCGGCAGGCTCGGTGAAGGGTTAA
- a CDS encoding Ger(x)C family spore germination protein, whose protein sequence is MCRRLIPLLLCLFLLAATQSGCWSSKEIEDLAIYTGLALDTGKLTKAEQELEEQGVTYSKRDKVTATVQIVPVKHAGMEKQQGGPRPTPYLNISGTGDSVLEIFRQYSIRNERPIVGHHLKVIVVSTELLKRQSMEQLMDFVLRDNDIRPSTLVFISQGRAEETLVSKRTDEIPSFHLRDMIHGQKRTSKVMDPVIISELDALMHAKRSYALQNLVTAGGETEFSGAAVVKGDTGHWIGTLSQEDTECLSWLTNKGKAGAIKAYDQDDEPMTYEMKAMKSKIKALVDGDVISFEVSIETEGRLIETWSSSSDADSTEYTDKVGRIFEAKLEKMMEKMMSKLQKEYKADVAGFGEALSIQYPQVWKKVQDRWDDTFSRSEVRFKYDLKITDFGSFTE, encoded by the coding sequence ATGTGTAGACGGTTGATACCGCTTCTCCTCTGTCTCTTCCTGCTTGCTGCCACACAGTCCGGATGCTGGAGCAGCAAAGAAATTGAGGACCTGGCAATTTATACCGGACTCGCTCTGGACACAGGCAAGCTGACAAAGGCTGAACAAGAGCTGGAAGAACAAGGCGTCACCTATTCCAAGCGGGATAAAGTTACGGCAACGGTCCAGATTGTACCCGTGAAACACGCAGGCATGGAAAAGCAGCAGGGGGGCCCACGGCCTACGCCTTATCTCAACATCTCCGGAACCGGAGATTCCGTACTGGAAATCTTCCGCCAATATTCTATCAGGAACGAACGGCCGATCGTTGGTCATCATCTGAAGGTCATTGTTGTCTCAACGGAATTGCTGAAGCGGCAATCGATGGAACAGCTGATGGATTTTGTACTCCGTGACAATGATATCCGCCCAAGCACCTTGGTTTTTATCAGTCAAGGCCGGGCAGAGGAGACGCTTGTCTCCAAGCGGACCGATGAAATCCCCTCCTTTCACCTCAGAGATATGATCCATGGTCAGAAAAGAACAAGTAAGGTGATGGACCCGGTCATCATTTCCGAACTGGATGCACTCATGCATGCCAAGCGGAGTTATGCTCTGCAGAATCTCGTTACCGCGGGTGGGGAAACTGAGTTCTCCGGAGCTGCTGTGGTAAAAGGAGACACGGGGCACTGGATCGGCACCTTGTCACAGGAAGACACGGAATGCCTCTCCTGGCTGACCAATAAAGGCAAGGCTGGCGCGATCAAAGCCTATGATCAGGATGATGAACCGATGACCTATGAAATGAAGGCTATGAAGAGCAAAATCAAAGCCCTTGTCGACGGGGATGTTATTTCGTTTGAGGTCTCCATCGAGACGGAAGGCCGGCTGATCGAAACCTGGAGCAGCTCAAGTGATGCCGATTCAACAGAATATACAGATAAGGTAGGCCGAATATTCGAAGCTAAGCTGGAGAAGATGATGGAGAAGATGATGAGTAAGCTGCAAAAAGAGTATAAAGCCGATGTAGCCGGTTTCGGAGAAGCGCTCAGCATCCAGTATCCCCAGGTGTGGAAAAAGGTCCAGGACCGGTGGGACGATACATTCAGCCGCTCCGAAGTCCGTTTTAAATATGATTTGAAAATAACCGATTTCGGCTCCTTTACGGAATAG
- a CDS encoding ABC transporter substrate-binding protein: protein MMKKRSAVMMSSVMLMSVVLAACGGNNNTASNNTQNGSAGNAASGKVKTVKIFQFKTEIVEGLNELKVEFEKEHPNIKLDIQTVGGGADYAAALKTKFASGDAPDIFSNGGYAEMALWADKLEDLSDQPWVKDLIPLAAEPMTKDGKTYGMPMNLEGIGFVYNKDLFAKAGITETPKTITELEEAAKKLQAIDVIPFGNAYQEWWLLGIQGISVAFAQQDNVDEFINGLNAGTSTIVGNEKFKDWSNLLNLTVKYGQKNPLTTDANTHLAMFANGETAMMQEGNWAQTLVDGITPDMNIGMFPMPINDDAAMNDKLSVGVPANLVVNKDSDSKEEAKTFLNWLVTSDMGKEYIVKKWKFIPALSTIPATPEDIGLLGADVWNYVKAGKVYGLQASKFPDGVTQEFASSIQQLIAGKVDEAGWEASMQAAWDKLKK, encoded by the coding sequence ATGATGAAGAAACGTTCTGCAGTAATGATGTCCAGCGTTATGCTGATGTCTGTCGTACTCGCGGCGTGTGGCGGTAACAACAACACCGCTTCAAATAACACACAAAATGGAAGCGCTGGCAACGCTGCTTCCGGAAAAGTGAAAACGGTTAAGATCTTCCAGTTCAAAACCGAAATCGTTGAAGGCCTCAATGAGCTGAAAGTAGAGTTTGAAAAAGAACATCCAAACATCAAGCTGGACATCCAGACGGTCGGCGGCGGTGCAGACTATGCAGCAGCCCTGAAAACCAAATTCGCTTCCGGCGATGCTCCTGATATTTTCAGTAACGGCGGTTATGCCGAAATGGCGCTTTGGGCAGACAAGCTGGAGGACCTGTCCGATCAGCCATGGGTTAAGGATCTGATTCCTTTGGCCGCTGAGCCAATGACCAAAGACGGCAAAACCTACGGTATGCCGATGAATCTTGAAGGTATCGGTTTTGTATACAACAAAGACCTGTTCGCAAAAGCAGGGATCACTGAAACACCAAAAACAATCACCGAGCTTGAAGAGGCTGCTAAAAAACTGCAGGCCATCGATGTTATTCCATTCGGCAACGCGTATCAGGAATGGTGGCTGCTGGGTATCCAGGGCATCAGCGTAGCTTTTGCACAGCAGGATAATGTTGATGAGTTCATCAACGGCCTGAACGCCGGCACTTCCACAATCGTGGGCAACGAGAAATTTAAGGATTGGAGCAACCTGCTCAACCTGACTGTAAAATACGGACAGAAAAATCCTTTGACTACAGATGCTAATACTCACCTGGCTATGTTCGCTAACGGCGAAACGGCTATGATGCAGGAAGGCAACTGGGCACAGACTCTGGTTGACGGCATCACTCCGGACATGAACATCGGTATGTTCCCTATGCCAATCAACGACGATGCTGCGATGAATGATAAGCTGTCTGTAGGCGTTCCGGCTAACCTGGTCGTTAACAAGGATTCCGATTCGAAGGAAGAAGCTAAGACTTTCCTCAACTGGCTCGTTACTTCTGACATGGGTAAAGAGTATATCGTGAAAAAATGGAAATTCATTCCTGCCCTGTCCACAATCCCTGCAACACCTGAAGATATCGGTCTTCTTGGTGCGGATGTATGGAACTATGTTAAAGCAGGTAAAGTTTACGGATTGCAGGCTTCGAAATTCCCTGATGGTGTAACCCAAGAATTCGCCAGCTCGATTCAGCAGCTGATTGCTGGAAAGGTCGACGAAGCCGGCTGGGAAGCTTCCATGCAAGCGGCTTGGGACAAGCTGAAGAAATAA
- a CDS encoding AraC family transcriptional regulator, with amino-acid sequence MLTPAPRRIVFAQENREHLPITLDSMGYNPDQEKVSRPDGYHVYHWLQTASGEGIIHFENKKLTLAAGSGVLLLPGTGHRYESLSSQHWCTYYLTFGGGSSQHILETLGMQANAFYRWESEAPLTRMLQEMLDRHDAAADMFSLGVSTDAYRFLLTLSKYGQLHNNTAISRNVDKLQPLLKWMDNHYGDPGIGLYDLASQLEVSGRYLNSLFLQTFGLSPYAYFVRLRIRKSKELLVSQPDLTVKAISQLVGFRDVSHFVATFRKQSGTTPDQFRRLH; translated from the coding sequence TTGCTAACGCCAGCCCCCCGCAGAATTGTGTTTGCCCAGGAAAACAGGGAGCATCTGCCCATTACGCTTGATAGCATGGGCTATAATCCTGATCAGGAAAAGGTATCGCGTCCGGACGGCTATCATGTCTATCACTGGCTGCAGACAGCCTCAGGTGAAGGGATTATTCATTTCGAGAATAAAAAACTCACGCTTGCCGCAGGCAGCGGCGTACTGCTCCTGCCGGGTACCGGACACCGCTACGAATCACTTTCCTCCCAGCATTGGTGCACCTATTATCTTACGTTTGGCGGGGGCTCATCCCAGCATATCCTCGAGACTTTAGGCATGCAGGCCAATGCCTTCTACCGCTGGGAAAGTGAAGCTCCGCTGACCCGCATGCTGCAGGAAATGCTTGACCGGCATGATGCTGCCGCAGACATGTTCAGCCTGGGCGTGTCCACCGATGCTTATCGTTTCCTGCTTACTCTCAGTAAATATGGACAGTTACATAACAATACTGCCATTTCGCGAAACGTGGACAAGCTGCAGCCGCTCCTGAAATGGATGGACAACCACTACGGTGATCCCGGCATCGGGCTGTATGATCTTGCTTCCCAGCTTGAGGTATCAGGCCGGTATCTCAACAGCCTATTCCTGCAGACCTTCGGGCTATCTCCCTATGCCTATTTCGTCCGCTTACGCATCCGCAAGAGCAAGGAACTGCTCGTAAGCCAGCCGGACCTGACCGTAAAAGCGATCTCCCAGCTCGTCGGTTTCCGAGATGTCAGCCACTTCGTGGCCACCTTCCGCAAGCAGTCGGGAACGACCCCGGATCAGTTCCGGCGGCTGCACTGA
- a CDS encoding LysR family transcriptional regulator, with protein sequence MMDIGLLKVFQAVAEEGSISKAAQSLNYVQSNVTARIQQLEQELKTPLFYRHSRGITLTSAGQTLMEYTVRIFNLLEEAQQAVLDSPVPKGTITVGSDTTAAVRLPAILSAYRGCYPDVEVQLQIGRAADLIDSVLQHVVHGAFMDGPVEHPEIVQELVIHEQLGLVIPDTIGYRGLSSIHDKTLLILNAECLYRARLEEWLREEGFRLGKVMEFGTMEGLLGCVRAGIGFAVLPVSYFRRMNITEGISCYPFPERYAEVPTVFIRRRDLYMTSAFREFIEELKVHLPEAVCRTDLLAAEGRGTASN encoded by the coding sequence ATGATGGATATTGGACTTCTTAAAGTGTTTCAGGCGGTTGCCGAGGAAGGGAGTATATCCAAAGCGGCCCAAAGCCTGAACTATGTGCAGTCGAATGTGACAGCGAGAATTCAGCAGCTGGAGCAGGAGCTGAAGACTCCGCTTTTTTACCGGCATAGCCGAGGCATCACCTTGACTTCAGCCGGGCAGACGCTCATGGAATATACGGTTAGGATATTTAATCTGCTGGAGGAAGCACAGCAGGCAGTTCTTGATTCCCCGGTTCCGAAGGGAACAATTACGGTTGGATCCGATACGACTGCTGCCGTACGTCTGCCTGCGATCCTGTCCGCTTACCGCGGCTGTTACCCCGATGTTGAGGTTCAACTGCAGATCGGACGGGCGGCTGATCTGATCGATTCTGTCCTGCAGCATGTGGTGCATGGGGCGTTCATGGACGGGCCGGTCGAGCATCCGGAGATCGTCCAGGAGCTGGTCATCCACGAGCAGCTGGGACTAGTTATTCCGGATACGATCGGTTATCGGGGTCTTTCTTCGATCCATGATAAGACGCTGCTGATATTGAATGCAGAATGCCTCTACCGTGCGAGGCTTGAGGAGTGGCTCAGGGAAGAAGGCTTCCGGCTCGGGAAGGTAATGGAGTTCGGGACGATGGAAGGATTGCTTGGCTGCGTTAGGGCCGGCATAGGATTTGCAGTGCTGCCGGTATCTTATTTCAGGCGGATGAATATTACGGAAGGCATCTCCTGCTATCCGTTTCCGGAGCGGTACGCCGAGGTGCCGACTGTATTCATCCGGCGGCGTGATCTGTATATGACGAGTGCTTTCCGGGAGTTCATTGAGGAGCTGAAGGTGCATCTGCCGGAAGCGGTATGCAGGACAGACCTTCTCGCGGCGGAAGGCAGAGGAACAGCTAGTAATTAA
- a CDS encoding beta-galactosidase — MINDKLPKIWYGGDYNPEQWDAPVWAEDERMFKLAGIDVATINVFSWALIQPSEDVYDFSGLDELMDRLYKNGTYVCLATGTGAHPAWMAHRYPEVTRVDVQGRKRKFGGRHNSNPNSSVYRKYAAKLAGKLAERYKDHPVLVAWHISNEYGGYDYSEQSAAAFRVWLKERYGTLDTLNKAWNTRFWGHTFYDWEEIVVPNELSEEWNGNRTNIQGISLDYRRFMSYSLLECYKIEKEAIREHSKDIPVTTNLMGFYPELDYFEWAKHMDIISWDNYPALDTPVSHTAMTHDLMRGLKNGQPFMLMEQTPSQQNWMPYNSLKRPGVMRLWSYQAVARGADTVLFFQLRRSIGACEKYHGAVIEHVGHEHTRVFRECAELGRELERLGDKLLDARSAAQIGIIYDWENRWALDLSSGPTVALDYVKEVHKYYNALYQQNIEADMIGVEENLSKYKIVIAPVLYMIKPGFAEKVEAFVKAGGTFVTTFFSGIVDENDLVTVGGYPGELRKVLGIWAEEIDALLPDMSNEIVMNGEWGSLSGTYKCDLLCDLIHSEGAEVLAHYGTDFYKGMPVLTVNSFGEGKAYYVASSPEAGFLQSFLGNLCEENGIKPLVNAPEGIESVQRVKDGVSYLFLLNHHEGELSADIGAAERTDLLTGKSFSGTAVVPGRGVLILSDNK, encoded by the coding sequence GTGATCAACGATAAATTGCCGAAGATTTGGTACGGTGGAGACTACAACCCAGAGCAATGGGATGCCCCGGTTTGGGCAGAGGATGAACGGATGTTCAAGCTGGCGGGAATCGATGTGGCGACCATCAATGTATTTTCATGGGCCCTGATTCAGCCGTCCGAGGACGTATATGATTTCTCCGGACTGGATGAATTGATGGACCGCCTATATAAGAATGGAACCTATGTATGTCTGGCCACAGGCACTGGAGCACATCCGGCATGGATGGCACACCGCTATCCTGAAGTGACCCGTGTGGATGTGCAGGGCAGAAAGCGCAAATTCGGCGGACGCCATAACTCTAATCCGAACAGTTCGGTGTACCGCAAGTATGCAGCCAAACTGGCCGGCAAGCTGGCTGAACGCTATAAGGATCATCCGGTTCTGGTGGCCTGGCATATTTCCAATGAATATGGCGGATATGATTATTCCGAGCAGTCTGCGGCGGCTTTCCGCGTCTGGCTGAAGGAACGTTACGGCACACTGGATACACTGAACAAAGCCTGGAATACCCGCTTCTGGGGTCATACCTTCTATGACTGGGAAGAAATCGTTGTTCCAAATGAGCTGAGTGAAGAGTGGAACGGTAACCGGACCAATATCCAGGGGATTTCCCTTGACTACCGCCGGTTCATGTCTTACAGCCTGCTTGAGTGTTACAAAATTGAGAAAGAGGCAATCAGGGAACACAGCAAGGATATTCCGGTAACGACCAATCTGATGGGCTTTTACCCGGAGCTGGATTATTTCGAATGGGCTAAGCATATGGACATCATCTCATGGGATAACTATCCGGCTCTGGACACTCCGGTCAGCCATACGGCGATGACGCATGATCTGATGCGCGGTCTGAAGAACGGACAGCCATTCATGCTGATGGAGCAGACGCCGAGCCAGCAGAACTGGATGCCGTATAACTCATTGAAACGGCCTGGTGTGATGCGTCTGTGGAGTTACCAGGCGGTAGCGCGCGGTGCGGACACCGTGCTGTTCTTCCAGCTGCGCCGCTCCATCGGTGCCTGCGAGAAGTATCACGGTGCGGTCATTGAGCATGTGGGCCATGAGCATACCCGGGTCTTCCGCGAATGCGCAGAGCTGGGCCGGGAGCTGGAACGGCTTGGCGACAAGCTGCTGGATGCACGCAGTGCAGCGCAGATCGGCATCATCTATGACTGGGAAAACCGCTGGGCACTTGATCTGTCGAGCGGACCTACTGTAGCCCTTGATTATGTAAAAGAAGTGCATAAATATTACAATGCTCTCTATCAGCAGAATATCGAAGCCGATATGATCGGTGTCGAAGAGAACCTGTCTAAATACAAAATCGTGATCGCACCGGTGTTATATATGATTAAACCGGGCTTCGCCGAGAAAGTGGAAGCCTTCGTTAAGGCTGGCGGGACATTTGTGACCACCTTCTTCAGCGGGATCGTTGATGAGAATGATCTGGTTACGGTTGGAGGATATCCGGGCGAGCTGCGGAAGGTGCTTGGCATCTGGGCTGAGGAGATTGATGCGCTGCTGCCGGACATGAGCAATGAAATCGTGATGAACGGGGAGTGGGGTTCGTTAAGCGGGACCTACAAATGCGATCTGCTCTGCGATCTGATCCATTCCGAAGGAGCAGAAGTGCTGGCCCATTACGGTACCGATTTCTACAAGGGCATGCCGGTATTGACTGTGAACAGCTTCGGTGAAGGCAAAGCCTACTATGTAGCATCGAGCCCTGAAGCCGGCTTCCTGCAAAGCTTCCTGGGGAATCTGTGCGAAGAGAACGGCATCAAGCCGCTCGTAAACGCACCAGAGGGAATCGAATCGGTACAGCGTGTGAAAGACGGCGTATCCTACCTGTTCCTGTTGAATCATCACGAAGGCGAGCTAAGCGCAGACATTGGTGCAGCTGAGCGCACCGACCTGCTGACCGGCAAGAGCTTCAGCGGCACCGCTGTTGTTCCGGGCCGCGGCGTATTGATCTTGTCCGATAACAAATAG